CGGGCAGGTATCAGGTAAACTGCGGGATTTGCGGAATCGGACAGATGAAAATTATTTACGCCACTGACTTTCACGGCAGGAAAAACTGCTACGAGGAGCTCCTGGACCGGGCGGTTACGGCCCGTGCCGAGGCCATCGTCAACGGCGGCGACCTCTATCCGCTGGGATTTGACCTGTTCGCCGTGCAGCGGGAGTTTCTGGAGGATTGGCTGCCCGGCTACCTGGCTCGCTGCTGCGAGCGGGGGGTCGCGTTCCTGGCCACCCTCGGCAACATGGACCTCCGCGCCCACGACAGTCTGTTCCGCGAGGTGATGAGCCAAGCCGGCAGGGCGTGGTCACTGGTCGAGCAGAGCGCGGAGTTGGCAGGATTGACCTTTATCGGCTGCGCGATGACCACCGACGGGCCGTTCTCACTCAAGGACCGCTGCCTGCGCGACCTGCCGGATTCGTCCGCACTCTTCGGCGGCGGCAACGCACTGGCCTCTGACAGCGACGGGATCCATCACGTGGAGAATTGGCAGGAGCATGTAAACTCGCAGCCCTGCCTCAGGGAGCACCTGGACACACTCCCCGCGCCGTCCGACCCGGAAAAAACCGTCTACGTGCTGCACCAACCGCCCGCCGGAGTCGGCCAGGGGATTATCGGCAGCGGTGCTGACGTGGGCAGCCGGGCTGTGGCCGACTTTCTGGAGAACAGCGGAGCGCTGCTTTCGCTGCACGGGCATATCCACGAATCACCGTTCAGCGGAGGTCAATGGCGGGCAAAGCTTGGCCGGACCACCTGCGTGCAGCCGGGACAGCTTTCCGGCGCGGAGTGTGTGAGCGTGCTGATCGATTTGCCGGAGCTGGAGATGGAGCTCCGCAGTTGAGCCTCAATCAGTCTTTTCAATCTCATGGCCGTAGGTGACTTCCACCTTGTTTTTCAACGTCGCGCTGACTGAGCAGTACTTTTCCTGGCTCAGACTGATTGCCTTCTGCAGTTTGTCTTCGGGTATATCTTTGCCCCTGATCCAGTAAGTCACGTTGAGCTTCTTCCAGTACTTCGGGTGCTCCTCGGCCGCCTCGCCCTCCACGCGCACCTCGAATTCGTCCACTTCAACTTTCATCTTCCTCAACATCGAGATCACGTCGATTCCCGTGCAGCCGGCCAGTCCGACGAGGAGGAGCTCGCCCGGGTGAATCGCGGAGTCCGCGCCGCCCGCTTTTGCGCTGCCGTCCAGTACGATCGCATGGTTGCTGGGAGGCGTGCCGACGAACTGGAAGCCCTCGACCCATCTCGCTTTGGCCATCTTCATAATCTTCTCCTTGTTATAGAGCTATCAACTGTAGTTGGATTCAAAACCAGCCGTACCGTCCCGCCCATATCCTGAATGCCTCAGCCAGCGAGAAAAAACGCAGCAGCGTGAGTGATCTCAGTAAAGATCCTGGCCGTAACCATAAGGAAAACTGGAATCCAGCGCGATCGGCAGCTTACCTTTGACCGGCAGCACCAGCTCTCCGAACAGCTCCCTGACCAGGGCGCGCTGGCTGGCGGGGCAATCGCTGTAGAGGCAGATGTAACAGTCCACCTCGGGGAACAATCTGATCGTGCAGGGATCGCCGAAAGCCACCATGATCACGGGCTGCTCGCGGGATATCAGCCGCTGGATGAACTCGATCTGGGAAGTCGAAAAACCGTGACACGTGTAATCCGGCGGCTGGTTGGTGAACATGGAGCAGACGATCACGTTGGCGAATCCCGTCTCCTCCCAGGCCTCGTCCAGGCTGGACGGCATCGAGCTCCTGTCGATCCGGCGGGCGATAACCCGGTCGAATTTCTCACGCAGGGCCCCTTCCAGCGGGCCGTCGATCCGGTTGCCGGCGCGGGAGGTGAACGAGATATTGAGCAGAGTGCGGTGCGATGCAGGATCGAGCGGCAGCACACCCCGCCTGTCGCGAAGCAGGGTAATCGAGTCCTCGGCTATCCTGTCGGCCACTTCGAGGTTGGCCGGGCTGCCCACCCGCTTGTCGATCTCCTCGGGCCGGATTGCCGATTTCTCACCGCTTTTCACCTTGATACTGAATCCCAGCGCTCTTTCAACTGCTGAATCCAGCCGCGAGAGTGATATTTTCTCCAGCACCACTGCTTCCCGAATTACCCTCATCGCCTCTTCCGGATTCGGCACACCGGCCAACACATCCACTCCCGCGTTAATCATCCCCGCCAACGTATCCGGCTCCAGCAGTTTTTCCATTCCCGGCAGCGAGAGATCGGGGCTGACCGCCACGCCCTCGAATCCCATCACTTCGCGCAGAAATACCTCGAGAAGCTGATAGTTTGTCAGGGCCAGCCTGCTCCGGCCGCTCAGCAGGTCGGGCATCTCCCGCCAGTCAACCATCACCGCGCCCAATCCCGCCTGGAACAGCATCTCGTAAATCGACAGTTCAGTGTCCACAAGCAGCTTACGCATATAATGCAGCCAGCGGTTACCTGCAATCTCGCCTTTGAGCACGGCCGCGGTCCCGGGGAAATACCTCGGTACCGCCCGCGCTCCTCCATCATGCACGCCCCTGACAAACGCGATGGACAGGCGGGTAACCAGGTGCAGCTTTTCGCCGAACGCGCGGACGTCGGGCAGACCCTCCGGCAGCCCGGGTCCCGGCCTGGCACAGGTTGGCCCGAATATCAGGTTGATGCCCACGGCCGTAGCTTCTTCGGCCAGCACTTTGCCCGCCAGGTATCCGTACTCCCCGCTTCGCGTGGCCCCGAATGCCATGTTTGACGGGAAACAGGTGCCCTCGTTAAGCAGTGCGCCAAGGCCGTTTTCCGCATCGGCGGCCACGACAAGCGTCCGGCCGCACCCCTGCTGAATCTGGTTGATCAGGGTTGCGCTTTCGTAGAGGTCGCCCTCCTGGAGCACAAGGCCGCCCAGCAGACCCTGTTCCAGCATCCGTCTCTGGCTGGTAAAGCCGGCGCTGTTGTAAGCGCTGCGGTACCCTTTGAAACCGCACCAGATCAGCCGGCCGATTTTTTCTTCCAGCGACATCCCGGCCGGTATCATGCTCCTGCCGACGTCAACCATAACTGCGTCACCTTTCTCGCTTAGCTGGCGGTAGGCCAACGGTATCCGGTAATAATAATAAAGGGCAGACAGCGGCACAATGGAACTTTGCCTCACCGCTCTGCTCCGCCGCATTTAAGCGAGTGCTGTTCTTGACAAAGAGTACCCCATCCTTTAGTGTTGCCGTTGAGAGACAGATCAACGCAAAAACCTGCTTTTTCAGCCGCAATTCAAAATTTACCGAGGAACCAGGTTATGAAAATCCCGAACGATCTGCGCTACACCAAGGAGCACGAGTGGGTCAGTATCGACGACGGCGTGGTCACGGTGGGTATTACGGACTACGCCCAGAGCGAGTTGGGTGATATCGTGTTCGTGGAACTCCCCGAGGTGGGCGATGAGGTCGAAGAGTTGGAGAGCTTCGGAACTATCGAGGCGGTTAAAACAGTCAGCGAACTCTACAGCCCGGTCACCGGTACGGTGGAAGAAGTAAACGAGCTGCTGGAGGATAAGCCGGAGTTGATCAACGATGATCCCTATGGCGACGGCTGGATGATCCGGGTCAAGATCAAGGAGATGAACGAGGACGAACTGCTCTCGGCCAAGGATTACAAGGATATGATTGTCTGAACGACGAAAGAAACCGAACGAAGTGAGATACACTCCGCATACAGACGATGAAGTCCGGCTAATGCTGGACGAAATCGGCGCCGGCTCTGTCGACGACCTGTTTCGCTCTATCCCGGCCGAGGTGCAGAATGCCGCCGCCGGACTGGACCTGCCCCGTTCGCTGAGCGAGATGGAGGCCGCCGCCGAAGCCCGTGCGCTGGCCGGAGACAACTACGACCCGGCGCGCGTTGTCAGCTTCCTGGGCGGAGGAGCGTACGACCACTATATCCCCGCGGCAGTTGACCAGCTCCTGCTGCGCAGCGAGTTCTATACCTGCTACACCCCATACCAGGCCGAGGTCAGCCAGGGCACGCTCCAGGCGATTTACGAGTACCAGAGCCTGATAATCCAGCTCACCGGGATGGAGATCGCCAACGCCAGCGGCTACGACGGGGCCAGCGTGTGCGCAGACGCGGCGCTGATGGCCGGGGCGATCAAGGGCAAACGGCCCGGCATCCTGGTCTCCGGCGCGCTCAATCCGGCATACCGCCGTACGGTGGAGACTTACAATTCCGGCGGAGCCAACGAGGTCTGCGCAGTCCGGATCGCGGACGGCGCGACAGACCTGAAAGCATTGGAGCAGGCGCTCGGTGATGACGTGGCCTGCGTGATCGTGCAGAACCCCAATTTCTTCGGTGTGGTGGAGAACGTGGCCGAGATTGTCCGCCTGACACACGAGGCCGGCGCGCTGGTGGCGGTGGCCGGCTGCCCGGTGGCCCTGGGCGTGCTCACCAGCCCCGGCGAGGCGGGGGCCGATATCGCGGTCGGCGAGGGCCAGCCCCTGGGCGTGCCGCTGTCTTTCGGCGGACCGTACCTGGGTTATTTCGCCACCCGTAAAAGTTTCAAGCGCCAACTGCCGGGCCGGCTGGTGGGTATGACCGAGGACAGCCAGGGCCGGGCCGGTTACGTGCTGACCCTCCAGACCCGCGAGCAGCATATCCGCCGCGAGAAAGCCACCAGTAATATCTGCACCAACCAGTCGCTGCTGGCCCTGGCCGCCACGATCCACCTGTCCCTGCTGGGCAAGCGCGGCCTGCGCACCGTGGCCGAGTTGTGCCTCCAAAAGGGCCATTACCTGGCCGGGAAAATTTCCGCTCTCAAGGGGTGGAATCTCGCCTGGCCCGACGCGCCGTTTTTCCGCGAATTCGCGGTGGTGCCGCCCATGCCGCCAGCGGATGTGATCGCCGCCATGCTGGAGAAAAATTTCCTCGCCGGGATCGATATCGGCCGGCTGGACCCGGAGCACGACGGCAAGCTGCTGCTGGCGGTCACCGAGCAGCGTACAAAGAAGCAGATCGATGAGTTTGTCGGGGCGCTGAAGTCGCTGTAGCACATCCTCTTCTGATTCAGATAGTTGTTACCTCAGTTTTGTCGATAAAAAATCCCGCCGGAGGTACGCCCGATGAGACACTTGAGCGCCATCCTGCTAGTTCTTTGCACTGTTCCCCATGCCCTCTCCGCCCAAAACGCCGTCACACCCGGAGAGTTCTTTACCGAGCGGCCGACCCTGATCTGCCTCGGGTTCGAGTGGAAAATAACGGGTGACGACAACCGCAACGCGAAGGTGGCTGTTTCCTACCGCAAGGCTGGCGACAGGGACTGGCAGAGCGGCCCTCCCCTGCTGCGCCTCGGCGGCGAGCGGGTGTTCAGCGAGGACGTGTACATGGACTACACGGTCCCGGAGATGTTTGCCGGCAGCATCCTGGACCTGGAGCCGGGCACGGACTACGAGTGCAGGCTGGTAATGACGGACCCAGACGGCGTGGGCGGCGAATCCGGGCAGACTGTCACTTTGCGGACCCGCTCCGAACCGCAGGCATTCGAGGGCGGCCGGGTGCTGCATGTCTACCCTCCCGGCTGGGACGGCCCAAGGGAAAGCCCCGCGTTCACCGGCCTGATGAAAGCCTACCAGGGCGCGGGCGGCGGCGACTGGGCGGTGGTGTCCGAGCGCACCGTCCAGCCCGGCGACATGCTCCTGGTCCACGCCGGGCGTTACAGGAGCGAGCGCTCGATGTACTCCGATCCGCTGGGTCTGGATTTCCACGGCACCTATCTCCTGACCGCCAAAGGCACTCCCGGGCGGCCGATCACGATCCGCGCCGCGGGCGACGGCGAGGTGATATTCGACGGGGCCGGGTGCTACCGGCTGTTCGACATGATGGCTGCAGACTGGCATATATTCGAGGGGATCACGTTCCGCGACTGCGATGTGGCGATCCACGCGGGCACCAAGGACGTGGCCGGCTGCAAGGGGCTGGCGGTCAAAAACTGCCGGTTCGAGGAGGTGGGGATCGCGGTTACCACCCAGTACGACGGCTCGTGCGACTTCTATATCGCCGATAACGTGATGCTCGGCCGGGACGACCGCAACCGTCTGGTGGGCTGGTACGACCCCGGCGTGTACGGAGCCGCCCCGCTGAACAGTTACTACGCGGTCAAAGTCTACGGCGCGGGCCACGTGGTCTGCCACAACTATATCGCCTTTTTCCACGATGCGATCTGTGTCTGCACCCACGGCTCCCCGCCCGCCGAGCGCGCCCGGCAGGCCTCCGCAATCGATTTCTACAACAACGATATCCACCTGATGGCCGATGATTTTATCGAGGCCGACGGGGGCGCGCACAATATCCGCATTCTGCGCAACCGCTGTTTCAACGCTGCCCAGTGCGGCCTGAGCGCCCAGCCGGTGTTCGGCGGGCCGGCGTATTTCGTGCGCAATATCCTCTACCACGTGCCCTGGGGACTGGCGTTCAAGTTCAAGGTCAAGCCGGCGGGGCTGCTGGTGTACCACAACACGGTGATCGCCGAAAGCCGCAGCGGCGAGACTTACTCCAACGCCCATTTCCGCAACAACCTGTTTCTGGGTACCGGCTCACCGGGCCGCGAGCTGTGGCGCTTCCCCCTGGCGACGAGTTACAGCAGCTGGGACTACAACGGCTACCGCCCCAACCGTGGCACGGACACTCATTTTTTCTGGAAAGCCCCGGCAGGCGGCACCCTGATGGACTACACGCTGGACCGTGCTGATTTTACGCCATTCAAAGACCTGGCCGCCTTGCGAGCAGCCACAGGGCAGGAGGCCCACGGCCTGAGCGTGGACTATGATATCTTTACCAATGTGACCCGCCCCGACCCGGAGCAGCCGCACAAGGTTTACTCGGCAAAAAATTTTGATTTCAGCTTGCGAAAAGGCGGCGCGGCGGTGGATGCGGGAGTTGTCCTGCCGGGGATTAACGATAGTTACAGCGGCAAAGCGCCGGATTTAGGGGCGCTGGAGGCGGGGGCGGAGGCGCCGGTTTACGGGCCGAGGGGGAACGAAAAATGAAAGTCGCACTATTAACGGGTGCAGGCATATCCTATGGTTGTGGTCTCCCTACGGTTGAAGTATTAACACAAAGCCTATTTGAAGAAGAGTGGCACAATCATACCGATGAATGCTTTTACCCAGGTATACACCCAAATCCTTATTATCAAAAAGAGAATTTGGTTTATAGAATTAAACCTTTTCTAAGAATATTATACAACTATGCAGAAAAATATTTAGGTAATAGAAATTTAGGAAAGCCAACCTATGAAGATCTTTTTTATTTGGCTGCCCAAATCTCTGATGAAGTTTCTGGGATGATAATCAATCCTGCAATTTCCCTCTTTTTTGATGCCGTAAACAAACAGGCAAATAATTTGTACAAACCATTAGGAGTTGGGCATAGGGCTTTGACTTTGCGCTATTTATCAGAAAAAACTACTCATTACATACAAGACGTTGTTCAAAACAAACTATCAACGAATGCTGTACCTGAGAATTTGGATTTGATTCTCGAAATGGCAAGTGATGAGGCTATAACAAGGCTAGATATTTACACATTAAATCATGACCTGCTTATAGAGAATTTATTTGCACAAAATGAAATTGAATATGCAGATTGTTTTGACAAACCCACGGGCGATATAAGGCGTTATAATTCCTCCACTTATGATTCAGAAGTCAAAGTCAAGCTATACAAATTGCACGGTTCAATAAATTGGTATATGTTTATGAATCAGAAGATTGAGCAACCTCTGTCGTATATTGGAATGCCGACTATAAACGATGTAAATCATTGCAAAGATTCAAATGGAAATCTTATTACGAATATTTCTGGCAGACCATATTTTCTTACTGGCACCTATAATAAAATTTTCGACTATGATTTGGGCCTGTATGCGGAAATACTAACGAGATTTCAAAATAGCATAGAGGAACATGATAAACTGATTGTATCAGGATACGGCTGGAAAGATCAGAGTATAAACAGAAGAATACTAAGGTGGATTTATTCTAATGACAACAGAAAAATTATATGCCTACATAAAGACTTCTTGCAAGAACTAGAAAACAAATCTGCTATCAATATGCTGGTTCGCCATAAAGATTTAATTGATTTGAATCAGTCGATAATAATAGATGAGTGGCTATCTGAAATATCGATTTCTGATATTTCCAAATATTTAAAATAGAATTGCTCGGCACCGTTGCCTAAAATCACCACCTTGAACTAAAATTCTCCAACAAATTAATCGGGCGGACACATGGGTCCGCCCCTACGATATACCCCGTCACACCGACAATTCCAGGCGGGCGACGCATGCGTCGCCCCTACGGTAATAATCAAAACGTGCGTACAAAAAATCCCCTCTATCAAGAGGGGTGGCCCCGATAAATCGGGGGCGGGGTGTGTCACCTCACCCGTGCGGCAGAATCACCACCTTGATCGACTTCTCGGTGGCGCTCTCGGCCATCAGGCGGAAACCCTCGGCGGTCTCCTCCAGCCCCAGGCGGTGGGTGATCAGCGGCTCCACGTCCACCCGCCCGGCCCGCAGCAGCTCGATCGCCACCTCGGCGTCGTAGGGGCTGTTGGCATAGCTCGGCATTACGCGGATACTGTTGCGCCAGAACTCGTTGGCCGGCAGGGGGATTTCCACGCCCGGGTCGGTGGTGGCGAAGGTGAGCACTGTGCCGCCGCGGTCCACGCTGGCCAGGGCCTGCTTGAACGCGCTCAGCTCCCCGGCGCAGACAATCACCAGCTCGGCCGGGTAGCCGCCGTTCAGTTCCCGCACCCGCGCGGGAACATCCTCACGGGCGTCCAGCACATGATCCGCCCCGAAATTTTTTGCCATTTGAACCCGCCAGGGATTTATGTCCGTCGCAATGATCCTGCCCGCCCCCTGGGCGCGGGCCAGCATGATATGCAGCAGGCCGCTTATTCCCGAACCGAGCACCAGCACGCTCATCCCCGGACGGAAACCCGCCACCCGCTGGCCGCGCACCACGCAGGCCAGCGGCTCGACAAAGCTGCCCGCCTCCCAGCTGACTTCTTCGGGCAGAATAAACGTCCCGCGCTCGACATTGATCGATGGCGCCCGCACGTAGTCGGCAAACCCGCCCGGATCGAAATTGGTGGTATGCAGGGTCCGGCAGACTGTGTGGTGCCCGGCGCGGCAGTAGCGGCAGGTGTTGCAGGGCACGTGGTGGCCGATAAACACCCGGTCGCCCGTACGGAACCGCTCGACTCCCTCGCCGACTTTGACGACTTCGCCGGCGATTTCGTGGCCGAGCACGATCGGGGCTTTCCTGACCCGGTACCACTCGAGCACATCGGAGCCGCAGATACCGCTGGCGATTATTTTTACCAGCAATTCCCCAGATCCGATAGCCGGTACCGGTATTTCCTCGATACGGACATCGCGGTTGTTGTAGTACATCGCCACCCGCATGCGCTCGGGAATCACTTGCCCTCCCCGGAGTTTTTCAGCTCTTCGTACATCTCCAGCGCCTCGTTGGGCTTTGCGTTCTGATGAATTATCGAGCGCAGCGCCCGGATCATCGCCACCGGATACGGATTCTGCCAGACATTGCGGCCGAGGTTGATTCCGATCGCGCCTTTGGTCATCCCGTCGTGAACGAACTCCATCACCTCGAGTTCGGTATCGCAGCTTGGCCCCCCGGCGATCACCACCGGCACCGGGCAGCCGCCGGTGACCTTGTCGAAATCCTCGCACCAGTATGTCTTGACCACGCTCGCGCCCAACTCGGCGCAGATCCGGCAGCAGAGTCCCAGGTAGCGGGCGTCGCGTTTCTTCAGTTCCTTGCCCACCGCGGTGACCGCCATCACCGGAATCCCGTAGTCCTCGCACTCGTTGACCAGTTCGGCCAGGTTGCCCAAGGTCTGGTTCTCATACTCGGTGCCGATAAAGACACTGACTCCCACAGCCTGGGCGTTGAGCCGGATAATCTCCTCGACACTGGTGGTCAGGTTCTCGTTTTCCAGGCCCGGGCCGACCACGCTGGTGCAGCCCGAGACGCGCAGGATAATCGGCACGGTGGTGTCAGGGGGCACGACGGCGCGCAGCACGCCGCGGGTGACAAACAGCGCCTCGGAGTACGGCAGCAGCGGGGCGATAGTCTCCCCCGGTTTTTCGAGGCAGTGGGTCGGTCCCTGGAAATAGCCGTGGTCGATCGGGAGGAAAAAGCAGCGGCCATCCTCGGCCAGTACGTTGTTCAGACGGTTTCGCTTGCCCCAGTCCATAGGATTTCCTTTTTTGATATTGCCGATTGATTTAAACGCGGCAAACCGCGTGATAATTGATCAGATCCTCCTGAATCCCTTTTGCCGAAGGGTGACTGTCCCTCTCCGC
Above is a genomic segment from Candidatus Glassbacteria bacterium containing:
- a CDS encoding phosphoesterase, which produces MKCTAGRYQVNCGICGIGQMKIIYATDFHGRKNCYEELLDRAVTARAEAIVNGGDLYPLGFDLFAVQREFLEDWLPGYLARCCERGVAFLATLGNMDLRAHDSLFREVMSQAGRAWSLVEQSAELAGLTFIGCAMTTDGPFSLKDRCLRDLPDSSALFGGGNALASDSDGIHHVENWQEHVNSQPCLREHLDTLPAPSDPEKTVYVLHQPPAGVGQGIIGSGADVGSRAVADFLENSGALLSLHGHIHESPFSGGQWRAKLGRTTCVQPGQLSGAECVSVLIDLPELEMELRS
- a CDS encoding OsmC family protein — its product is MAKARWVEGFQFVGTPPSNHAIVLDGSAKAGGADSAIHPGELLLVGLAGCTGIDVISMLRKMKVEVDEFEVRVEGEAAEEHPKYWKKLNVTYWIRGKDIPEDKLQKAISLSQEKYCSVSATLKNKVEVTYGHEIEKTD
- a CDS encoding glycoside hydrolase family 3 protein, giving the protein MRRSRAVRQSSIVPLSALYYYYRIPLAYRQLSEKGDAVMVDVGRSMIPAGMSLEEKIGRLIWCGFKGYRSAYNSAGFTSQRRMLEQGLLGGLVLQEGDLYESATLINQIQQGCGRTLVVAADAENGLGALLNEGTCFPSNMAFGATRSGEYGYLAGKVLAEEATAVGINLIFGPTCARPGPGLPEGLPDVRAFGEKLHLVTRLSIAFVRGVHDGGARAVPRYFPGTAAVLKGEIAGNRWLHYMRKLLVDTELSIYEMLFQAGLGAVMVDWREMPDLLSGRSRLALTNYQLLEVFLREVMGFEGVAVSPDLSLPGMEKLLEPDTLAGMINAGVDVLAGVPNPEEAMRVIREAVVLEKISLSRLDSAVERALGFSIKVKSGEKSAIRPEEIDKRVGSPANLEVADRIAEDSITLLRDRRGVLPLDPASHRTLLNISFTSRAGNRIDGPLEGALREKFDRVIARRIDRSSMPSSLDEAWEETGFANVIVCSMFTNQPPDYTCHGFSTSQIEFIQRLISREQPVIMVAFGDPCTIRLFPEVDCYICLYSDCPASQRALVRELFGELVLPVKGKLPIALDSSFPYGYGQDLY
- the gcvH gene encoding glycine cleavage system protein GcvH — protein: MKIPNDLRYTKEHEWVSIDDGVVTVGITDYAQSELGDIVFVELPEVGDEVEELESFGTIEAVKTVSELYSPVTGTVEEVNELLEDKPELINDDPYGDGWMIRVKIKEMNEDELLSAKDYKDMIV
- a CDS encoding aminomethyl-transferring glycine dehydrogenase subunit GcvPA; this encodes MRYTPHTDDEVRLMLDEIGAGSVDDLFRSIPAEVQNAAAGLDLPRSLSEMEAAAEARALAGDNYDPARVVSFLGGGAYDHYIPAAVDQLLLRSEFYTCYTPYQAEVSQGTLQAIYEYQSLIIQLTGMEIANASGYDGASVCADAALMAGAIKGKRPGILVSGALNPAYRRTVETYNSGGANEVCAVRIADGATDLKALEQALGDDVACVIVQNPNFFGVVENVAEIVRLTHEAGALVAVAGCPVALGVLTSPGEAGADIAVGEGQPLGVPLSFGGPYLGYFATRKSFKRQLPGRLVGMTEDSQGRAGYVLTLQTREQHIRREKATSNICTNQSLLALAATIHLSLLGKRGLRTVAELCLQKGHYLAGKISALKGWNLAWPDAPFFREFAVVPPMPPADVIAAMLEKNFLAGIDIGRLDPEHDGKLLLAVTEQRTKKQIDEFVGALKSL
- a CDS encoding alcohol dehydrogenase catalytic domain-containing protein, encoding MRVAMYYNNRDVRIEEIPVPAIGSGELLVKIIASGICGSDVLEWYRVRKAPIVLGHEIAGEVVKVGEGVERFRTGDRVFIGHHVPCNTCRYCRAGHHTVCRTLHTTNFDPGGFADYVRAPSINVERGTFILPEEVSWEAGSFVEPLACVVRGQRVAGFRPGMSVLVLGSGISGLLHIMLARAQGAGRIIATDINPWRVQMAKNFGADHVLDAREDVPARVRELNGGYPAELVIVCAGELSAFKQALASVDRGGTVLTFATTDPGVEIPLPANEFWRNSIRVMPSYANSPYDAEVAIELLRAGRVDVEPLITHRLGLEETAEGFRLMAESATEKSIKVVILPHG
- the lsrF gene encoding 3-hydroxy-5-phosphonooxypentane-2,4-dione thiolase, whose amino-acid sequence is MDWGKRNRLNNVLAEDGRCFFLPIDHGYFQGPTHCLEKPGETIAPLLPYSEALFVTRGVLRAVVPPDTTVPIILRVSGCTSVVGPGLENENLTTSVEEIIRLNAQAVGVSVFIGTEYENQTLGNLAELVNECEDYGIPVMAVTAVGKELKKRDARYLGLCCRICAELGASVVKTYWCEDFDKVTGGCPVPVVIAGGPSCDTELEVMEFVHDGMTKGAIGINLGRNVWQNPYPVAMIRALRSIIHQNAKPNEALEMYEELKNSGEGK